In Alloyangia pacifica, the following proteins share a genomic window:
- a CDS encoding aspartate aminotransferase family protein — MNKIPNSLHASDIAHSMHPYTNMRLHEEQGPMIITRGEGVHVYDSEGKEYIEGLAGLWSVAVGFSQPRLVEAAAKQMAELPYYHSFAHKAHEPSIRLAEKLAEMTPEGLDRVFFTNSGSEANDTVIKMVWFYNNALGRPEKKKFLARNKGYHGITIASGSLTGLPANHKDFDLPAIPVTHLTCPHYWKWAEEGETEAEFTARLLKEAEDTILSEGPETIAGFIGEPVMGAGGVMTPPEGYWPGIRALCDKYDILLVSDEVINGFGRCGTPFGCEKYGFTPDIMVTSKQLTSSYMPLAAIIVNDKVYNTIADHTAKLGTFGHGFTGSGHPVACAVGLENLKIIEEQDLMGNAARLEAKLQEGLRKFADHPLVGEVRGVGLIGGVELAKDKAKRLSFEPAGKVAPQVVKFCAEEGLILRAVYETVALCPPLIVTEDDIDQILARLGRALDRGWEWVQDEGLV, encoded by the coding sequence ATGAACAAGATCCCCAACTCGCTGCATGCCTCGGACATTGCACACAGCATGCACCCCTACACCAACATGCGCCTCCACGAGGAGCAGGGGCCGATGATCATCACCCGTGGCGAGGGTGTCCACGTCTACGATTCCGAGGGCAAGGAATACATCGAGGGGCTCGCGGGCCTGTGGTCGGTGGCCGTCGGCTTCTCGCAGCCGCGCCTCGTCGAGGCGGCGGCCAAGCAAATGGCCGAGCTGCCCTATTACCACAGCTTCGCGCACAAGGCGCATGAGCCGTCGATCCGCCTCGCCGAGAAGCTGGCCGAAATGACCCCCGAGGGTCTGGACCGCGTGTTCTTCACCAACTCGGGCTCCGAGGCGAACGACACCGTCATCAAGATGGTCTGGTTCTACAACAACGCGCTTGGCCGTCCGGAGAAGAAGAAGTTCCTCGCTCGCAACAAGGGCTATCACGGCATCACCATCGCCTCGGGCTCGCTCACCGGCCTGCCGGCGAACCACAAGGACTTCGACCTGCCGGCGATCCCGGTCACCCACCTGACCTGCCCGCACTACTGGAAGTGGGCCGAAGAGGGCGAGACCGAGGCCGAGTTCACCGCGCGCCTGCTGAAGGAGGCCGAGGACACCATCCTCTCCGAGGGCCCCGAGACCATCGCCGGCTTCATCGGCGAGCCGGTGATGGGCGCCGGCGGCGTGATGACCCCGCCCGAGGGCTACTGGCCGGGCATCCGCGCGCTGTGCGACAAGTACGACATCCTGCTGGTCTCGGACGAGGTGATCAACGGCTTCGGCCGCTGCGGCACCCCCTTCGGCTGCGAGAAGTACGGCTTCACCCCGGACATCATGGTGACCTCGAAGCAGCTCACCTCCTCCTACATGCCGCTCGCGGCGATAATCGTGAACGACAAGGTCTATAACACCATCGCCGATCACACCGCCAAGCTCGGCACCTTCGGCCACGGCTTCACCGGCTCGGGCCACCCCGTCGCCTGCGCCGTGGGTCTTGAAAACCTCAAGATCATCGAGGAACAGGACCTGATGGGCAACGCCGCCCGGCTCGAGGCTAAGCTCCAGGAGGGACTGCGTAAATTCGCCGATCATCCGCTGGTCGGCGAGGTGCGCGGCGTTGGTCTCATCGGCGGCGTCGAACTGGCCAAGGACAAGGCGAAGCGGCTCAGCTTCGAGCCCGCGGGCAAGGTCGCGCCTCAGGTTGTGAAGTTCTGCGCCGAAGAGGGCCTGATCCTGCGCGCGGTCTATGAGACCGTTGCCCTCTGCCCGCCGCTGATCGTCACCGAGGACGACATCGACCAGATCCTTGCCCGCCTCGGCCGGGCGCTGGACCGCGGTTGGGAATGGGTGCAGGACGAAGGTCTGGTCTGA
- a CDS encoding histone deacetylase family protein codes for MKCFYAPESEGHDPQFRLTHGTVVRNAERAERAMLLLEGLGRLGLGTESPPEAPRTALEAVHTPEFLHFLETGWDAWQELPNAGPEVVANVFPRGPVSTYPESIVARAGWHMSDTSAPIGPKSWLATRRAADCAVAAAEAVMAGDLAAYALCRPPGHHTTADVAGGHCLMNVTAIAAQHLLGAHSHVAVLDIDVHHGNGTQAIFYDRADVLMVSVHAETHDYYPFYTGYAHETGNGAGQGFNLNLPLPRSTTTPGWLAALDHGIERIKAYAPGALVVSLGLDAHENDPLDGMKVSFDGFAEAGRRIAEAGLPTVIVQEGGYLSPDLATSLASFLGGFLGKDPRAA; via the coding sequence ATGAAATGTTTCTACGCCCCCGAAAGCGAGGGGCACGACCCCCAGTTCCGCCTCACCCATGGCACCGTGGTACGCAACGCCGAGCGGGCCGAGCGCGCGATGCTGCTGCTCGAGGGGCTCGGTCGGCTCGGTCTCGGCACCGAGAGCCCGCCCGAGGCACCCCGCACCGCGCTGGAGGCGGTGCATACGCCGGAGTTCCTGCACTTTCTCGAGACCGGCTGGGACGCGTGGCAGGAGCTGCCGAACGCCGGGCCAGAGGTGGTGGCCAACGTCTTTCCGCGCGGGCCGGTGAGCACATACCCCGAGTCCATCGTCGCCCGCGCCGGCTGGCACATGTCCGACACCTCTGCCCCGATCGGTCCGAAGAGCTGGCTGGCGACCCGTCGCGCCGCCGATTGCGCCGTGGCCGCCGCCGAGGCGGTGATGGCCGGCGATCTCGCCGCCTATGCGCTCTGCCGCCCGCCGGGGCATCATACCACCGCCGATGTCGCGGGGGGGCATTGCCTGATGAATGTCACCGCCATTGCCGCGCAGCACCTGCTCGGGGCGCACAGCCACGTGGCGGTGCTCGACATCGACGTGCACCATGGCAACGGCACGCAGGCAATCTTCTACGACCGCGCCGACGTGCTGATGGTCTCGGTTCATGCCGAGACCCACGACTACTACCCGTTCTATACCGGCTATGCCCATGAAACGGGCAACGGCGCTGGCCAGGGCTTCAATCTCAACCTGCCGCTGCCGCGCAGCACCACGACCCCCGGCTGGCTTGCCGCCCTCGATCACGGCATCGAGCGCATCAAAGCCTACGCGCCGGGCGCGCTGGTGGTGAGCCTTGGGCTCGACGCCCATGAAAATGACCCCCTTGACGGCATGAAGGTGAGCTTCGATGGTTTCGCCGAAGCGGGCCGCCGGATTGCCGAGGCGGGGCTCCCCACAGTGATCGTGCAGGAAGGCGGCTATCTCTCGCCCGACCTCGCAACGTCGCTGGCCTCCTTCCTCGGAGGCTTTCTCGGCAAGGACCCGCGCGCAGCCTGA
- a CDS encoding paraquat-inducible protein A, whose amino-acid sequence MSLADIVASELPPQITPALPPPAFTAEQAEGLIACPLCDTLHEEREIATGETARCARCHEVLESPRSLAMTRIIMLALSALVLMMAAMFFPFLELSVAGRVQRSSLLDTILAFSSGMTAPLTIAMASLIVILPSIRFLSLVYVLAPMAFGHRPARHAEFFFRLADHLRPWAMAEVFIVGVAVALVKVAGLAHLSIGPAFWAFVALVIVNVLKDTFMCRVTVWKTLEERRQ is encoded by the coding sequence ATGAGCCTCGCCGACATCGTCGCCTCCGAGCTGCCGCCGCAGATCACCCCGGCCCTCCCGCCGCCCGCCTTCACCGCGGAGCAGGCAGAGGGGCTCATTGCCTGCCCGCTCTGCGATACCCTGCACGAGGAACGCGAGATCGCCACCGGCGAGACCGCTCGCTGCGCGCGCTGCCACGAAGTGCTGGAATCCCCGCGCAGCCTGGCGATGACCCGGATCATCATGCTCGCGCTCTCGGCGCTGGTGCTGATGATGGCGGCGATGTTCTTTCCGTTCCTCGAGCTGTCCGTTGCGGGGCGGGTGCAGCGCAGTTCGCTGCTCGACACGATTCTCGCCTTCTCGAGCGGGATGACGGCGCCGCTGACCATCGCCATGGCCTCGTTGATCGTCATTCTGCCGTCGATCCGCTTTTTGTCGCTGGTCTACGTGCTGGCGCCCATGGCCTTCGGCCACCGCCCGGCGCGCCACGCCGAGTTCTTTTTCCGCCTCGCCGATCACCTGCGCCCCTGGGCCATGGCCGAGGTGTTCATCGTCGGCGTCGCCGTGGCGCTGGTCAAGGTTGCGGGCCTTGCGCATCTGTCGATCGGCCCGGCCTTCTGGGCCTTCGTTGCCCTGGTGATCGTCAACGTGCTCAAGGATACCTTCATGTGCAGGGTGACCGTATGGAAGACGCTGGAGGAGCGCCGCCAATGA
- a CDS encoding paraquat-inducible protein A, translating into MSRPTDNAQPVLTARRAGMIACTECGKVHVPGPERCTRCGSHLSSRDDTSLQRVWAWLGAGLVVYVPANVYPMLKTTLLGKTTNSTIFGGVVDLMHHGSYGIAGIVFFASIMIPVAKFIAIAYLALSVTHRVKLSPVKRQHLYEVVEFVGRWSMIDVFVVAILASLVQLDFAAAINPGIAAISFALSVAFTMLSAQSFDPRLIWDASEEPVQ; encoded by the coding sequence ATGAGCCGCCCGACAGACAATGCGCAGCCCGTGCTCACGGCCCGGCGCGCAGGCATGATCGCCTGCACTGAATGCGGCAAGGTCCACGTGCCCGGCCCCGAGCGCTGCACGCGCTGCGGATCGCACCTGTCCAGCCGCGACGACACTTCGCTGCAGCGGGTCTGGGCCTGGCTGGGGGCGGGACTGGTCGTCTACGTGCCGGCCAATGTCTACCCGATGCTGAAGACCACGCTGCTCGGCAAGACCACCAACAGCACGATCTTCGGCGGCGTGGTGGACCTCATGCACCACGGATCCTACGGCATCGCCGGGATTGTCTTCTTCGCCTCGATCATGATCCCGGTCGCCAAGTTCATCGCAATCGCCTATCTCGCGCTGAGCGTGACGCACCGGGTGAAACTCTCGCCGGTGAAGCGCCAGCATCTCTACGAGGTGGTGGAATTTGTCGGCCGCTGGTCGATGATCGACGTCTTCGTAGTGGCCATTCTTGCATCTCTGGTGCAATTGGATTTCGCGGCTGCAATCAATCCCGGGATTGCAGCAATCAGCTTTGCGCTTTCTGTTGCATTCACAATGCTTTCGGCACAGAGCTTCGATCCGAGGTTGATCTGGGATGCGAGTGAGGAACCCGTGCAATGA